A segment of the Panacibacter ginsenosidivorans genome:
AAATTGTCAGTTGCCATAATTCAGAACGCACAAGTGAGTGACACAACAGACGATGCCACGAAGTACAACAGCAGATAGCCAAAACTTCTCTCTGGTTAATATCAGCCCGCTGCATTAGATTTGTAAGACCAACATGAAACCAACTAACAGATTTTTGCTTGTATTTATCCTGGGATTACTTTCTGCAATAGGCCCATTTTCCATTGACATGTACCTGCCGGGATTTCCTGATATAGCCAAAGACCTGAATACAACTGTTGCAACGATCTCGCTTTCTTTATCAAGTTTCTTTATTGGGATATCTGTTGGGCAATTAATATATGGGCCATTGCTTGATAGATTTGGGCGCAAAACGCCTTTGTATGTTGGATTGATCTCGTATGTTATAACCTCTGCAGGCTGCGCTATGGCTGCATCTTCACATCAATTAATCATACTGCGATTCTTGCAAGCGCTGGGTTCATGCGCAGGTATGGTAGCTTCGAGAGCAATGGTTCGCGACTTGTTTCCAGTAAATAAGACTGCAAAAGTATTTTCGCAATTAATGCTGGTAATTGGTGTATCACCGATCATTGCACCAACTGCAGGCGGTTATTTAACTGCTGCATTTGGATGGCACAGTATATTCATTGTGTTAACTATAATGGTTGCATTGATTCTTGTTGGCGTACATTTTTATTTACCCGAAAGCAGAAAGGCAGATAAAAATGTTTCGCTGAAACCAACACTCATTTTTAAAAATTATGTAAATGTTTTAAAGGAGCCACAATTCATCACGTATGCTTTTACAGGGGCATTGGCATCTGCGGGATTATATGCATATATTTCTGGTTCACCATTTGTGTGCATGCAATTGTTTCATGCGTCTGAAAAATTATATGGATGGATCTTCGCTATCATCGCAAGCGGCTTGATTGCGTGCAGCCAGGTAAATAGTTTCTTGCTTAAAGAGAAGAAAAGTGAACAAATCATAAAAAGAGCTCTGCTCTTTCAATCAATAACAGCAATACTTTTATTCGTTTGCACTTCATTTGGTTTACTCAATCTTTTTGGAACAGTTGCCTTCATCTTTGTTTTTCTTTGTTGCCAGGGTTTTATTTTTCCCAATTCATCTGCATTGTCACTGGCACCTTTTACAAAGAATGCGGGCAGTGCATCTGCCATGCTTGGTACTATTCAGATGAGTATTGGCGCTTTAAGTTCTGCAATGGTAAGCTTCCTTAGTAATAATACTGCACTGCCTATGACCGGCGTTATGGCAATTTGTGCTACCGGGGCATTCTCCATTTTATTGATTGGTCATACCATCATACGCTATAAGGCAAAACAGGAAGATGTAAATGAAGAGACTGCAGAAATGATAAGTAATTTATGAGTTTTTTTAGCCTCTCTTTGGACTAAGCATGATGCTTTTGTTGCGTCGCACTCTTGTACAGCCTGAAATAAAGGAGCTTTATACGCGGTGATGATCGGGCTTCCAGTTTGTAATTGAGTTTTTTATATCCTTACTGCTTAAATTTTCTTCTGCAGCACGCTGCGCCAGCATTGGCATTTCTTCATCAGGAGCAAAACGTAAAGCTATGATCTGAGACAAAGTTAAACGATTGTCAAGCCTTCTCCCCGTCAATACAAAATGTCTGAAATTCTCTTCTGCTCTTATGGCTCTGTCCTGCGCCCTTAAAGGAAAACTTCTTATATACCAGAATAAAAGACACAAAATAATTGCTGCCAAACATATAAGCGATGCAGAATACAAATTAGCATGATCATATAGAGAGTTATACAGATTTACAATTGAGCCTATTAATAAAGCTATGATAGCTGCTGCAGTAATAAAATGGAAGCCTGGAACATATTGTGCATGATTTTTATGGTTCTGCTCTTTCATGTAAAATTATTTGCAATAAAAATATCAATAAAAAAATCAAAGTGCTTTTATTTCTTATTTGGTGTATGACGACGTCTTTTCAAATGCTGAATAGAGGAAAATAAGTACAAGTGAGTGACACAACAAAAGCTTTATAGTAGTAATCATGCAAAGTAAATATCGTCTCTAATACATCTTCAACAAAGCTTTTTACAGTTTATAGGTATTATTTCAAAGCAGAAGATGATATGATGGATAAGCTATAAAACAGAGGCTCCCGAAAATTTTCGGGAGCCCGTTTTTAGTACATTAACTTTTGGACGATGAGGATATTGGATATTTATACTGCTAATTTATGCATGCTTTAACATTCGGTCCAAATCAATTGAACATTTGAATATCCAAATAAGACACAAAATATCTTAAGCAGACATAAAATAATAATATATACATTGATAATCAACATTATAAAATTTCGCTTAAGCATAATTAAAAAAGTTTTATGATTTCCATTTGCTGCATGCCTTAGAGCTTTTTACAGATGATAAATTACAACATTACATGAAAAAGCAAGTACTAAAGGCGCTGAATCGACTTACACCTAAGTCAATTTATCTAATATCTGCTATAGACTTCAGTTTGCCTTCAGCGAACATCTTGCGCATAAGTTTTTTATCAAACTTACCAACACTGGTTTTAGGAATCTCATTTAATTGCAAATAATTTTCAGGTATTTGATACCTCGAAAAATGTTTGCATAAAAACTCCTGCAATTCAATTACAGAAAATGTTTCCTGTTCTTTACAAACAATACAAGCTAAGGGTCGCTCAAGCCATTTATCATCTGGGACTGCTATTACTGCAGCTTCTTTTATTTTTGGATGATTCATTAGTGTTGTTTCCAAAGCCACGCTTGATATCCATTCTCCCCCACTCTTTATCAAATCTTTTGTTCTGTCTGTAATTTGCATGTAGCCGTATTCATCAATAGTGCCTACATCACCTGTTTTAAACCATCCATCTCCCGTAAAATGTTCCTGATCATTCATATTATAATATCCAGAAATGATCCATGCGCCTTTTACTTCAAACTCTCCTGCTGTTTTTCCATCTCTCGGAGCAATAGCGCCATCTTCCATCATAACCCTCATCTCAACACCAGGCAGCAAAATGCCCTGCTTTGCTCTTATTTTTATTTGCTGTTCATAATTCAGAGATGCATGCTCATTTTGCAAACGCGATACTGTTACAACCGGGGAAGTCTCCGTCATGCCCCAGGCATGCACTCCATGCAATCCAAAATCTCTTTCAAAATTTTCAATTAATCCTGCAGGTAATGCAGAGCCACCAACAATATATTCTTTCAATGCTAATTTTTCTTTTGGCGGATTTTTTTTCATCTCTTCATAAATACCCAGCCAAATGGTAGGCACACCATTGGCAATTGTGACTTTCTCCTTTTGCATGATGTTAATTAATGCAGCAGGCTGCAAATGCATTGAAGGCATTATCATATCTGCTCCTGCCATCATACAAATAAAAGGGAAGCCCCAACCCATTACATGAAATTGCGGAGATACAGCCATCACACGGTCCATAGCAGAAATGTTTGCAGCATTTGGCGTCATAGCACTCAAAGCATGCAAGAAAGTTGACCTGTGCGAATACAATGCACCTTTCGGCTCTCCTGTAGTGCCACTTGTATAACACATAGCACAAGCGTCGTTTTCTTCGACTGGCATCCATT
Coding sequences within it:
- a CDS encoding multidrug effflux MFS transporter; the encoded protein is MKPTNRFLLVFILGLLSAIGPFSIDMYLPGFPDIAKDLNTTVATISLSLSSFFIGISVGQLIYGPLLDRFGRKTPLYVGLISYVITSAGCAMAASSHQLIILRFLQALGSCAGMVASRAMVRDLFPVNKTAKVFSQLMLVIGVSPIIAPTAGGYLTAAFGWHSIFIVLTIMVALILVGVHFYLPESRKADKNVSLKPTLIFKNYVNVLKEPQFITYAFTGALASAGLYAYISGSPFVCMQLFHASEKLYGWIFAIIASGLIACSQVNSFLLKEKKSEQIIKRALLFQSITAILLFVCTSFGLLNLFGTVAFIFVFLCCQGFIFPNSSALSLAPFTKNAGSASAMLGTIQMSIGALSSAMVSFLSNNTALPMTGVMAICATGAFSILLIGHTIIRYKAKQEDVNEETAEMISNL
- a CDS encoding long-chain fatty acid--CoA ligase, coding for MLAGQMMQYPLTTNAIIDYSNRVFGHKEIVSKLPDGSWHRYTYADMYKRTKQLAAALINQLNVQPGERVATFAWNHYQHLELYYGIPGAGAVCHPVNLRLSAEQIAYIINHAEDKVLFIDASVVLIFEKIAAYTPNVKKYILLNAPKDFKTSLAGAIHYEELIAKESMDFEWMPVEENDACAMCYTSGTTGEPKGALYSHRSTFLHALSAMTPNAANISAMDRVMAVSPQFHVMGWGFPFICMMAGADMIMPSMHLQPAALINIMQKEKVTIANGVPTIWLGIYEEMKKNPPKEKLALKEYIVGGSALPAGLIENFERDFGLHGVHAWGMTETSPVVTVSRLQNEHASLNYEQQIKIRAKQGILLPGVEMRVMMEDGAIAPRDGKTAGEFEVKGAWIISGYYNMNDQEHFTGDGWFKTGDVGTIDEYGYMQITDRTKDLIKSGGEWISSVALETTLMNHPKIKEAAVIAVPDDKWLERPLACIVCKEQETFSVIELQEFLCKHFSRYQIPENYLQLNEIPKTSVGKFDKKLMRKMFAEGKLKSIADIR
- a CDS encoding DUF6526 family protein, producing MKEQNHKNHAQYVPGFHFITAAAIIALLIGSIVNLYNSLYDHANLYSASLICLAAIILCLLFWYIRSFPLRAQDRAIRAEENFRHFVLTGRRLDNRLTLSQIIALRFAPDEEMPMLAQRAAEENLSSKDIKNSITNWKPDHHRV